In a single window of the Deltaproteobacteria bacterium genome:
- a CDS encoding gluconate 2-dehydrogenase subunit 3 family protein gives MKIDRVLPSQRRVLAAVVDLLLPPSPELEAQTRRRVAEDATRFVVVEVESMPKFLRMPYLLAIVAFQWSAMARYARPFSRLASEQRQAYLSLWSHSRVGPLRDFVKLIRSCALLAYFDHPEVRAVLERGRAAHLAAHEERLRMVAE, from the coding sequence ATGAAAATCGACCGCGTGCTTCCCTCCCAGCGGCGCGTCCTCGCCGCGGTGGTCGACCTTCTCCTGCCACCGTCGCCGGAGCTGGAGGCCCAGACCCGCCGCCGCGTCGCGGAAGACGCCACCCGCTTCGTCGTCGTCGAGGTGGAGAGCATGCCGAAGTTCCTGCGCATGCCGTACCTGCTGGCCATCGTCGCCTTCCAGTGGTCTGCGATGGCACGCTATGCGCGACCCTTCTCGCGCCTCGCTTCGGAGCAACGGCAGGCGTATCTCTCGCTGTGGAGTCACAGCCGCGTCGGACCGCTCCGGGACTTCGTCAAGCTGATCCGCAGCTGTGCGTTGCTGGCGTACTTCGACCACCCCGAGGTGCGCGCGGTTCTGGAGCGCGGCCGAGCGGCGCATCTCGCCGCGCACGAGGAGCGCCTGCGCATGGTAGCCGAATGA
- a CDS encoding FAD-dependent oxidoreductase: protein MTEHRLPERTQVLVIGSGAGGATTARILAEEGIDVTLVEEGPDIDTASIDSNSIDAIERLYRNGGMAPILGNQNIAYVEGRCVGGSTEINSGFWHRLPPDCYHRWRSEALLDDFSPERMDGYFQRAERDLSVSLLGREREPVSSAVFRRGIERLGWEYLEVPRCQRDPAASAFTAGAKQSMRQTYIPRGLEAGVRLLSGVKVKTVLHAGGRAAGVEAVAGADGHRQTIAADAVFVCCGAAQTPALLRRSGIRKNVGDNLCIHPMIKAAALFDEDIGAHDGPLPMYQVKQFSPTITIGGSVFTPGFLAMILSDNWEANRNAMLRWDHMALFYAGTRGMNRGSIRALPGADGNVVIRYRLTEADQRNLSVGLARLGELLFAAGAKAVYPSVREMPVLRSAEQCRALLRDHVPLRLMSLSTVHAFSSCPMGENPDLCGTDSHGRVNGFVNLFVNDASLIPDSPGVNPQGTTMAIAMRNAEHFMEGWRRRALRRARSRPPEILITGAPGWLGTRLVELLSDGEARAEHVTGGDFADKSVRCLALPSIDPSVLERMSDDVEVRPGDVTDPASLREFFQGAEGATLFHIAGVIHPQRWTRDFARVNADGTRCVLEAAAAGGIKRVVAVSSNSPLGCNPDPQHVFDETAPYHPYMGYGRSKAAMERLVHEAQANGRIETVIIRPPWFYGPHQPPRQTLFFQMIKEGRFPILGTGEQRRSMAYVDNICQGLLLAASTPSASGQTYWIADERPYTINEIVATVEEVLEAELGTPRPKRRLKLPSLVGDVAAAIDASLQAAGVYHQKIHVLGEMNKTIACSIEKARAELGYRPRISLREGMRRSVRWCIANGYRL from the coding sequence ATGACGGAGCATCGTCTCCCGGAACGCACCCAGGTCCTCGTGATCGGCTCGGGTGCAGGCGGCGCGACCACGGCGCGGATCCTGGCGGAAGAGGGGATCGACGTGACGCTGGTCGAAGAGGGCCCCGACATCGACACCGCGAGTATCGACTCGAACTCCATCGACGCAATCGAACGCCTGTACCGCAACGGCGGCATGGCCCCGATCCTCGGCAATCAGAACATCGCCTACGTCGAAGGCCGCTGCGTCGGCGGCTCGACCGAGATCAACAGCGGCTTCTGGCACCGGCTGCCGCCCGACTGCTACCACCGGTGGCGTAGCGAAGCGTTGCTGGATGACTTCAGCCCCGAGCGCATGGACGGCTACTTCCAGCGAGCCGAACGCGACCTCAGCGTCTCTCTCCTCGGCCGCGAGCGCGAGCCCGTCAGCTCCGCCGTCTTCCGCCGCGGGATCGAGCGTCTCGGTTGGGAGTACCTCGAGGTGCCCCGCTGTCAGAGGGACCCGGCTGCGAGCGCCTTCACCGCGGGCGCAAAGCAGTCGATGCGTCAGACCTACATCCCGCGGGGGCTCGAGGCGGGCGTGCGCCTCCTCTCCGGGGTGAAGGTGAAGACCGTCCTTCATGCCGGCGGCCGTGCCGCGGGCGTCGAAGCCGTCGCCGGCGCGGACGGTCACCGGCAGACGATCGCCGCCGACGCGGTGTTCGTATGCTGTGGTGCCGCGCAGACGCCGGCGCTCCTGCGCCGCAGCGGCATCCGCAAGAACGTGGGTGACAACCTCTGCATTCATCCGATGATCAAGGCCGCTGCGCTGTTCGATGAGGACATCGGTGCCCACGACGGCCCGTTGCCGATGTATCAGGTGAAGCAGTTCTCACCGACCATCACCATCGGCGGGTCCGTGTTCACCCCGGGCTTCCTGGCCATGATCTTGTCGGACAATTGGGAGGCCAATCGGAACGCCATGCTGCGGTGGGACCACATGGCGCTCTTTTATGCGGGGACGCGCGGCATGAATCGCGGCAGCATCCGCGCGCTGCCCGGCGCCGACGGGAACGTGGTGATCCGCTATCGGCTGACCGAGGCGGACCAGCGCAACCTCAGCGTCGGCCTGGCGCGGCTGGGTGAGCTGCTCTTCGCCGCGGGCGCAAAGGCCGTTTACCCTTCCGTGCGCGAGATGCCCGTGCTGCGTTCGGCCGAGCAGTGCCGCGCTCTCCTGCGGGACCACGTGCCGCTTCGACTCATGAGCCTCTCTACCGTGCACGCCTTCAGCAGCTGCCCGATGGGGGAGAACCCAGATCTCTGCGGCACCGACTCGCACGGCCGGGTGAACGGCTTCGTCAATCTCTTCGTCAACGATGCCAGCCTCATCCCCGACTCTCCCGGCGTCAACCCGCAAGGCACGACGATGGCGATCGCGATGCGCAACGCCGAGCACTTCATGGAAGGGTGGCGCCGGCGGGCGCTGCGCCGCGCGAGGTCTCGGCCGCCCGAGATCCTCATCACCGGCGCGCCCGGCTGGCTCGGCACGCGCCTCGTCGAGCTGCTGAGCGATGGCGAGGCGCGTGCCGAGCACGTGACCGGCGGCGACTTTGCGGACAAATCGGTCCGCTGTCTCGCCTTGCCGTCGATCGACCCGTCGGTCCTCGAGCGTATGTCCGACGACGTGGAAGTCCGCCCCGGGGACGTCACCGATCCCGCGTCGCTGCGCGAATTCTTCCAGGGCGCGGAAGGCGCCACGCTGTTTCACATTGCCGGGGTGATTCATCCGCAGCGCTGGACGCGAGACTTCGCGCGGGTGAACGCCGACGGCACCCGGTGCGTCCTCGAGGCCGCCGCCGCGGGCGGCATCAAGCGCGTCGTTGCGGTGTCGTCCAACTCGCCGCTCGGCTGCAATCCGGACCCGCAGCACGTCTTCGACGAGACGGCGCCCTATCATCCCTACATGGGCTACGGGCGCTCGAAGGCAGCGATGGAGCGCCTGGTGCACGAGGCACAGGCGAACGGCAGAATCGAGACGGTCATCATCCGGCCCCCGTGGTTCTACGGGCCGCACCAGCCGCCGCGCCAGACGCTGTTCTTCCAGATGATCAAGGAAGGGCGCTTCCCGATCCTCGGCACCGGCGAGCAGCGTCGCTCGATGGCCTATGTCGACAACATCTGCCAGGGGTTGCTGCTGGCCGCCTCGACGCCCTCGGCGAGCGGGCAGACGTACTGGATCGCCGACGAGCGCCCGTACACCATCAACGAGATCGTGGCCACTGTTGAAGAAGTGCTGGAAGCGGAGCTGGGGACGCCGCGCCCGAAGCGGCGCCTGAAGCTGCCGTCTCTGGTCGGTGACGTGGCGGCCGCCATCGACGCCTCGTTGCAGGCCGCGGGAGTCTACCACCAGAAAATCCACGTCCTCGGCGAGATGAACAAGACGATCGCCTGCTCGATCGAGAAGGCCCGGGCCGAGCTCGGCTACCGGCCGCGCATCTCGCTGCGCGAAGGCATGCGCCGCTCGGTGCGCTGGTGCATTGCGAACGGCTACCGACTCTGA
- a CDS encoding type II toxin-antitoxin system prevent-host-death family antitoxin, translated as MKTAPVARLKAELSRYLRLVKSGEEILVTERRVPVARLVPIEPGELVDADLRELERQGLLRIGTGKLPKGFWKQRRVRDPRGLLRKTLIKERESGW; from the coding sequence ATGAAGACCGCCCCTGTCGCCCGGTTGAAGGCCGAGCTGAGTCGGTATCTGCGTCTCGTGAAGAGCGGGGAGGAGATACTGGTGACCGAGCGTCGTGTGCCGGTCGCTCGCCTGGTGCCGATCGAACCCGGCGAACTCGTCGACGCGGATCTACGCGAGCTCGAACGGCAGGGACTCCTGCGGATCGGCACCGGAAAGCTGCCAAAAGGATTCTGGAAGCAGCGTCGTGTCCGGGACCCGAGAGGACTCCTGCGGAAGACGCTGATCAAGGAACGCGAGTCGGGCTGGTGA
- a CDS encoding sulfatase: protein MVLEPVHHLLDDLARPLPEGTPLACAVDDETRPALGCAPHLLLARERAIVGEGGRVRRTFGLRRAGDTSAFLVEPFAQLSDDSSPTALPVALVDGPRKDVEVTFDVPSAIAGSSVGVSVYVVPAPPPRGRVKTRPVLLGPGSVLRVGIGLDPIGSKAGAAPVEFRLVARSRGSRRELVRAVLAPTEADGGRWHDYRQELGTLGGERVRFAFVNRVLARPGERREVPLGFPLWSEPEILESRPRGIRPNLLLISVDTLRADHLGSYGCDLPTSPNLDRVAAEGTVFEQTFATYPATGTSHATMFTSLYPSVHGVFGPIDQAPLAAPTLGEVVRAHGYQTGAVTEDGMLVASQGVQRGFGYYREHKGADLWDTAGQVGATFSDGLRWLEAHRGERFFLFLHTYQVHSPYSPPPAFDLFRSYRLDGREVPITDETAEAIRSRHAYAGEVRYVDSEFRRLLSGLEALGEADRTLVVVTSDHGEEFGEHGRIGHGLTLYDEVLRVPLILRLPRIVPAGLRVPVQVSLVDLMPTLLDLLHIPVPDTAQGRSLVPLLGDPRAAAFASRPVFAELKVAGLEAVGVRYAGYKWVFPRQPGAQVETYDLGADPGEQRDVGGSDLRERGEALAAQYATLVSSATTALASAPGVPAAPPAPPLDERTVQKLRALGYVQ from the coding sequence ATGGTCCTCGAGCCTGTGCACCACCTGCTCGACGATCTCGCGCGTCCGCTTCCCGAGGGGACGCCGCTCGCCTGCGCCGTCGACGACGAGACCCGGCCGGCGCTCGGTTGTGCGCCGCACCTGCTGCTCGCCAGAGAGCGGGCGATCGTGGGCGAGGGCGGCCGGGTGCGCCGTACCTTCGGACTCAGGCGGGCGGGCGACACCTCCGCCTTTCTCGTCGAGCCGTTCGCACAGCTGTCGGACGATTCGAGCCCGACTGCTCTGCCCGTGGCGCTGGTGGATGGGCCCCGCAAAGACGTCGAGGTGACCTTCGACGTCCCCTCCGCCATCGCGGGCAGCAGCGTCGGGGTGAGCGTGTACGTGGTCCCCGCGCCACCTCCCCGTGGCAGGGTGAAGACCCGACCCGTCCTGCTCGGTCCGGGATCGGTCCTCCGGGTCGGAATCGGGCTCGATCCGATCGGCTCGAAGGCCGGCGCGGCCCCGGTGGAGTTCCGGCTCGTCGCCCGCTCGCGGGGGTCCCGGCGGGAGCTGGTCCGGGCCGTCCTCGCGCCGACGGAGGCTGACGGCGGCCGGTGGCACGACTACCGGCAGGAGCTCGGGACACTCGGCGGCGAGCGGGTGCGGTTCGCGTTCGTGAACCGGGTGCTGGCGCGCCCGGGCGAGCGGCGCGAGGTGCCGCTCGGCTTCCCGCTCTGGAGCGAGCCCGAGATCCTCGAGTCCCGGCCACGGGGCATCCGGCCGAACCTCCTCCTGATCTCCGTCGACACCCTGCGTGCCGATCACCTGGGGTCGTACGGCTGCGACCTCCCGACGTCGCCGAACCTCGACCGGGTGGCCGCCGAGGGGACGGTCTTCGAGCAGACCTTCGCGACGTACCCGGCGACCGGCACATCGCACGCGACCATGTTCACCTCCCTCTACCCCTCGGTGCACGGCGTGTTCGGGCCGATCGACCAGGCGCCCCTGGCCGCCCCGACCCTCGGGGAAGTCGTGCGGGCCCACGGCTACCAGACGGGCGCCGTCACCGAGGACGGCATGCTCGTCGCCAGCCAGGGAGTTCAACGTGGCTTCGGGTACTATCGCGAGCACAAGGGCGCCGACCTGTGGGACACCGCGGGGCAGGTGGGGGCGACCTTCAGCGACGGACTCCGCTGGCTCGAGGCTCACCGGGGCGAGCGGTTCTTCCTCTTCCTCCACACCTACCAGGTCCACTCGCCATACAGCCCCCCTCCCGCGTTCGACCTCTTCAGGAGCTACCGTCTCGACGGCCGGGAGGTGCCGATCACGGACGAGACTGCCGAGGCGATCCGCAGTCGCCACGCGTATGCCGGCGAGGTCCGGTACGTCGACAGCGAGTTCAGGCGGCTCCTCTCCGGGCTCGAAGCCCTCGGCGAGGCGGATCGAACGCTCGTCGTCGTCACGTCGGACCACGGGGAGGAGTTCGGGGAGCACGGCAGGATCGGCCACGGCCTGACACTCTACGACGAGGTCCTGCGCGTCCCGCTCATCCTCCGGCTGCCTCGGATCGTACCGGCAGGGCTCAGGGTGCCGGTCCAGGTCTCGCTCGTCGACCTCATGCCCACCCTGCTCGACCTCCTCCACATTCCCGTGCCCGACACGGCCCAGGGGCGGAGCCTCGTGCCGCTCCTTGGCGACCCGCGTGCCGCGGCGTTCGCGAGCCGGCCGGTCTTCGCCGAGCTGAAGGTGGCAGGCCTGGAAGCTGTGGGGGTCCGGTACGCCGGCTACAAGTGGGTTTTCCCGAGGCAGCCGGGCGCGCAGGTCGAGACGTACGACCTCGGGGCGGACCCCGGGGAGCAGCGGGATGTCGGCGGCTCGGACCTCCGCGAACGGGGGGAGGCGCTCGCCGCGCAGTACGCGACGCTCGTCTCGTCGGCGACGACTGCGCTTGCGAGCGCGCCAGGCGTGCCGGCTGCGCCGCCCGCCCCGCCGCTCGACGAGCGCACGGTACAGAAGCTCCGCGCGCTCGGATACGTCCAGTGA
- a CDS encoding decaprenyl-phosphate phosphoribosyltransferase: protein MSNASNAPRGSSWRAPGEQPRDLKRQPVVQALIRLVRPRQWTKNTVCLAALIFSGKLSDAGARRHAIIVFLAFCLASSAVYIVNDIRDVDADRAHPVKRHRPLAAGNVDIGAALVWALALAAGSVALSLVLLPRARVELGSFLVLNLLYSMWLKTIPILDVMAIAAGFVLRVQAGVDAIGAPQSAWIVLTMFFMALFLGFTKRRGEMTNLGAETGRGHRLVLASYSIGFVDMLLGLSATTALVCYSLYAVTVQANETFLLTVLPVVFGIARYMMLVLVEDAGGEDPGEILTRDGPLVLAVLAWVVLCVAVIYFDLRLFPARP from the coding sequence ATGTCTAACGCCTCGAACGCCCCGAGGGGAAGCTCATGGAGGGCGCCCGGAGAGCAGCCGCGCGATCTGAAGAGGCAGCCGGTGGTGCAGGCGCTCATCCGGCTGGTCCGACCGCGACAGTGGACGAAGAACACGGTTTGCCTGGCGGCGCTGATCTTCTCGGGGAAGCTCTCCGACGCCGGCGCACGGCGGCACGCGATCATCGTCTTCCTCGCGTTCTGTCTCGCATCGAGCGCCGTCTACATCGTCAATGACATCCGCGACGTGGACGCCGACCGCGCGCATCCCGTCAAACGGCACCGCCCCCTCGCCGCCGGCAACGTCGACATCGGGGCCGCGCTCGTCTGGGCCCTCGCGCTCGCCGCCGGCAGCGTCGCGCTCTCGCTCGTGCTCCTGCCCCGCGCGCGCGTGGAGCTCGGCTCCTTCCTCGTCCTGAACCTCCTCTACAGCATGTGGCTGAAGACGATCCCCATCCTCGACGTGATGGCGATCGCCGCGGGCTTCGTGCTCCGGGTGCAGGCCGGCGTCGACGCCATCGGGGCGCCGCAGAGCGCATGGATCGTGCTGACCATGTTCTTCATGGCCCTGTTCCTCGGCTTCACGAAGCGTCGCGGAGAGATGACCAACCTCGGGGCGGAGACCGGACGGGGCCATCGGCTGGTCCTGGCGTCGTACTCCATCGGGTTCGTCGACATGCTGCTCGGGCTGAGCGCCACCACCGCCCTCGTCTGCTATTCCCTCTACGCGGTCACGGTGCAGGCCAACGAGACCTTCCTGCTGACCGTCCTTCCCGTCGTCTTTGGAATCGCCCGCTACATGATGCTCGTCCTCGTCGAGGACGCGGGCGGCGAGGACCCGGGCGAGATCCTCACCCGCGACGGGCCGCTCGTCCTGGCGGTGCTCGCCTGGGTGGTGCTCTGCGTGGCGGTCATCTACTTCGACCTCCGCCTGTTCCCGGCGCGGCCGTAG
- a CDS encoding YfhO family protein yields the protein MLEPDHSWRSRRTTFGVLSAVAVLVSFFWVTRLLLPGTHRGFSSIDDYLLYLPAYEVAAGWIKRGVLPLWNPYALCGIPWVAGLQEGFFYPPHVLYLLLPTPTAFAASTLLHLVFLAVSTVLFARRAGLGVAAAVLAAGLFVLRGTIPDFAAAEPSQFEALTWLPLGSVAVLDLARGGGRRSVALLALAAAFSFLAGYPQISVYVIYTWTTLFIALLLGARPGLRGGAAAAGCFAAALALGALGGGVQLLPGMELLHLGTRTSEPLSFDTMFPVGGPILGNPVRASLDDAISGSRFSFGVVGLALAVAAPFAARRRPLALWALGWCALTLVFALGPLTPLFPVYLALPTLAWFRAPNRIVCLTEFAFATAAAVGLDAVMTALGSRVGTTPAARIRVPWALLAALLGLVATSALVLAGVGSSSGIWPAALLAAGGTAALAALAWSRPERRPAFVGVLVALAIGEVFLTPPLDEILPYTSTAAAIYRRHEPAFALLGKMAGPFRVWIFNVSNPELTQKRGALYGLRSFEDYEPVNPKRHSQYYTYFIDGKTTVSHWPWLFAGNITKLRAHGASPPPATRRRLLDLAAVGFMVVPRIALRDAHVRDFVTAAGMREFWPLPGERPTPSAQELALFMNPHVLPRAYVVYRTRVAPPAAELLEKISRDDFDPLSESYVEGDVGIPPAFPGPARGVPARIMVDQERTVEVRATAAAPGLLVLADSFYPGWQATVDGVPAPILPTNHLFRGVPIPAGSHLVRFEYRPWSFRLGAIASLGSLGVVVLLLWTGRTMHEPRVGILRAA from the coding sequence ATGCTGGAGCCGGATCACTCCTGGCGCTCGCGCCGTACCACCTTCGGGGTCTTGTCCGCCGTCGCGGTCCTGGTCTCCTTCTTCTGGGTGACGCGGCTTCTGTTGCCGGGCACTCACCGCGGGTTCTCGAGCATCGACGACTATCTCCTCTACCTCCCGGCGTATGAGGTGGCCGCCGGCTGGATCAAACGCGGCGTGCTGCCGCTCTGGAACCCCTACGCGCTGTGCGGCATCCCCTGGGTCGCCGGGCTCCAGGAAGGCTTCTTCTACCCACCCCACGTGCTCTACCTCCTGCTCCCGACTCCCACCGCGTTCGCCGCCTCGACGTTGCTGCACCTCGTCTTCCTCGCGGTCTCGACCGTGCTCTTCGCACGCCGCGCGGGCCTCGGCGTCGCCGCCGCGGTCCTCGCGGCCGGGCTCTTCGTCCTGCGGGGGACGATCCCCGATTTTGCCGCGGCCGAGCCTTCCCAGTTCGAGGCGCTCACGTGGCTGCCGCTCGGGTCCGTGGCCGTCTTGGATCTCGCGCGGGGCGGCGGTCGCCGGTCCGTGGCGCTGCTCGCGCTCGCGGCCGCATTCAGCTTCCTTGCAGGATATCCGCAGATCTCCGTCTACGTCATCTATACGTGGACGACACTCTTCATCGCCTTGCTGCTCGGCGCCCGGCCGGGTCTCCGCGGCGGGGCCGCGGCGGCGGGTTGTTTCGCGGCGGCCCTCGCTCTCGGCGCGCTCGGCGGCGGGGTCCAGCTGCTGCCGGGGATGGAGCTGCTGCACCTCGGAACGCGCACCAGCGAGCCGCTGAGCTTCGACACGATGTTCCCGGTTGGCGGCCCCATCCTCGGCAACCCGGTTCGCGCGTCCCTCGACGACGCGATCTCGGGAAGCCGCTTCTCCTTCGGCGTCGTCGGACTCGCACTCGCGGTGGCCGCTCCCTTCGCGGCCCGGCGGCGCCCGCTTGCACTCTGGGCGCTCGGCTGGTGCGCTCTCACCCTGGTCTTCGCCCTGGGACCCTTGACACCGCTCTTTCCGGTCTACCTGGCGCTGCCAACCCTCGCCTGGTTCCGGGCGCCGAACCGGATCGTCTGCCTGACCGAGTTCGCGTTCGCGACTGCTGCCGCTGTCGGCCTCGATGCGGTGATGACGGCACTCGGGAGCCGGGTCGGGACGACGCCGGCGGCGAGAATCCGGGTGCCGTGGGCCCTGCTCGCCGCTCTCCTTGGGCTCGTGGCGACCTCGGCGCTCGTCCTCGCCGGCGTCGGGAGCTCGTCCGGCATCTGGCCAGCCGCGCTTCTCGCCGCGGGCGGCACGGCCGCGCTTGCCGCCCTGGCATGGTCCCGGCCCGAGCGCCGCCCTGCGTTCGTCGGCGTGCTCGTTGCCCTCGCCATCGGGGAAGTCTTCCTGACACCGCCCTTGGACGAGATCCTGCCGTACACCAGCACCGCCGCCGCGATCTATCGTCGACACGAACCGGCATTCGCCCTGCTCGGGAAGATGGCTGGGCCCTTCCGCGTCTGGATATTCAACGTCAGCAATCCTGAGCTGACGCAGAAGCGCGGCGCTCTCTACGGGCTGCGCTCGTTCGAGGACTACGAGCCCGTCAACCCGAAGCGGCATTCACAGTACTACACGTACTTCATCGACGGGAAGACGACCGTCTCTCACTGGCCCTGGCTCTTCGCGGGGAACATCACCAAACTGCGAGCCCACGGAGCTTCGCCTCCGCCCGCAACCCGCCGCCGTCTGCTCGACCTCGCTGCGGTGGGCTTCATGGTCGTTCCCAGGATTGCTCTCAGGGACGCCCACGTGCGGGACTTCGTCACGGCAGCGGGGATGCGAGAGTTCTGGCCGCTGCCCGGAGAACGCCCGACGCCGAGCGCACAAGAGCTGGCGCTGTTCATGAACCCACACGTCCTCCCCCGTGCGTACGTCGTCTACCGGACACGCGTAGCGCCGCCGGCAGCAGAGCTCCTGGAGAAGATCAGCCGGGATGACTTCGATCCGCTGAGCGAAAGCTACGTCGAAGGAGACGTCGGCATCCCCCCCGCGTTCCCGGGGCCCGCCCGCGGCGTGCCGGCCAGGATCATGGTCGATCAGGAGCGGACCGTGGAGGTCCGCGCGACAGCCGCTGCCCCCGGGCTGCTCGTGCTCGCCGATTCCTTCTACCCTGGCTGGCAGGCGACGGTGGACGGCGTGCCAGCGCCGATCCTGCCCACGAACCACCTCTTCCGCGGCGTGCCGATCCCGGCCGGCAGCCACCTCGTTCGCTTCGAGTACCGGCCCTGGAGCTTCCGGCTCGGCGCGATCGCGAGCCTCGGGAGCCTCGGCGTGGTCGTGCTCCTGCTCTGGACCGGCCGCACGATGCATGAGCCTCGGGTGGGGATCCTGCGCGCAGCCTGA
- a CDS encoding class I SAM-dependent methyltransferase has protein sequence MSPGAAHSRSTAPGPAREDLPPGADLPTERGSCALCGERRGTRLASGPDFEYDTTRTELTLWRCPCGGVYLDPRPSHAALGRIYPDSYYAYDFVAKAGGFVMRFKGMAERAKLDLYRRYLPDGGRALDVGCGDGHLLVQLAGERRASLELHGVEFSEAAVLAAEARGLVVHRGRIEDVSLPARAFDLVIMNQLIEHVADPRAVLAKVAASLRPGGHVFVETPNLDSWDARLFRRRYWGGYHLPRHFHLFDTRTLPALARRAGLEPVALQPLVCPQFWIVSLHNWLSDLGARRLADRLFSPFNPVWLAPFTLVELVHRRLGWTSNLQMIARQGAVR, from the coding sequence ATGAGCCCGGGTGCCGCCCACAGCAGATCGACCGCCCCCGGGCCGGCCCGCGAGGACCTGCCGCCGGGCGCCGACCTTCCCACCGAGCGGGGCAGCTGCGCCCTCTGCGGCGAGCGCCGCGGCACCCGCCTCGCCTCGGGGCCCGACTTCGAGTACGACACGACGCGTACCGAGCTGACCCTCTGGCGCTGCCCCTGCGGCGGCGTCTACCTCGATCCGCGCCCGAGCCATGCCGCCCTGGGGCGCATCTACCCGGACAGCTACTACGCCTACGACTTCGTCGCGAAGGCGGGCGGCTTCGTCATGCGCTTCAAGGGCATGGCCGAGCGGGCCAAGCTCGACCTCTATCGCCGCTACCTGCCCGACGGCGGCAGAGCGCTCGACGTCGGCTGCGGCGACGGGCATCTGCTCGTCCAACTCGCCGGCGAGCGCCGCGCCTCCCTCGAGCTCCACGGGGTCGAGTTCTCGGAGGCGGCGGTCCTGGCGGCGGAAGCGCGGGGGCTGGTCGTGCACCGCGGGCGCATCGAGGACGTGAGCCTCCCGGCCCGCGCCTTCGACCTCGTCATCATGAACCAGCTGATCGAGCACGTGGCCGATCCGCGCGCCGTCCTCGCCAAGGTCGCCGCCTCGCTGCGGCCCGGCGGCCACGTCTTCGTCGAGACGCCGAATTTGGACTCGTGGGACGCACGCCTCTTCCGCCGCCGCTACTGGGGCGGCTACCATCTCCCGCGCCACTTCCACCTGTTCGACACGCGCACCCTGCCGGCGCTCGCGCGCCGCGCCGGCCTCGAGCCGGTGGCGCTCCAGCCGCTCGTCTGCCCGCAGTTCTGGATCGTGTCGCTGCACAACTGGCTCAGCGACCTGGGCGCGCGCCGCCTGGCCGACCGGCTCTTCAGCCCCTTCAACCCGGTGTGGCTCGCGCCGTTCACCCTGGTCGAGCTCGTCCACCGCCGGCTGGGGTGGACGTCGAACCTCCAGATGATCGCACGGCAGGGAGCCGTGAGATGA
- a CDS encoding NAD-dependent epimerase/dehydratase family protein, which yields MSDLCLVTGGSGYFGCLLRDRLLERGRRVRVFDMVDADDRPREVELVRGDIRDEAAVRAACEGADAIYHNVAQVPVAKDRQLFWSVNYGGTENLLGAALAARVRKVVHTSSSAVFGVPKRNPVDEQTEPQPGEAYGRAKLAGEQLVQRFVRDHGLDATIIRPRTILGHGRLGIFQILFDWVEEGRNIPVLGRGDNTYQFVHADDLADACIRAAARPGARVYNVGAARFGTMRETLEALCAHAKTGSRVYSVPMSLAVAAMKLTSALGLSPLGPYHSLMYGRSLYFDISCARRELEWEPRFSNVEMICESYDWYLRHKREVLGQTDRSAHRSAMRQGILGLIKRVS from the coding sequence GTGAGCGATCTCTGTCTCGTCACCGGCGGCTCCGGCTATTTCGGCTGCCTCCTGCGCGACCGGCTGCTGGAGCGCGGCCGCCGTGTCCGTGTGTTCGATATGGTCGATGCCGACGACCGTCCGCGCGAGGTCGAGCTCGTCCGGGGAGACATCCGCGACGAGGCGGCGGTGCGCGCGGCGTGTGAGGGCGCCGACGCCATCTATCACAACGTTGCCCAGGTGCCGGTGGCGAAGGACCGGCAGCTCTTCTGGTCGGTGAACTACGGCGGTACGGAGAACTTGCTGGGCGCGGCCCTTGCGGCGCGCGTGCGCAAGGTGGTGCATACCTCGTCGAGCGCCGTCTTCGGTGTGCCGAAGCGCAATCCGGTGGACGAGCAAACCGAGCCGCAGCCGGGCGAGGCCTACGGACGCGCCAAGCTCGCGGGCGAGCAGCTCGTGCAGCGCTTCGTGCGGGACCACGGCCTGGACGCGACGATCATTCGGCCCCGGACCATCCTCGGCCACGGCCGTCTCGGAATCTTTCAGATACTCTTCGACTGGGTGGAGGAGGGGCGCAACATCCCCGTGCTCGGTCGCGGCGACAACACGTATCAGTTCGTCCACGCCGATGATCTGGCCGACGCCTGCATTCGCGCTGCCGCGCGTCCCGGGGCGCGGGTCTACAACGTCGGGGCGGCCCGCTTCGGCACCATGCGCGAGACGCTGGAGGCGCTCTGCGCGCACGCCAAGACGGGCAGCCGGGTCTACTCCGTGCCGATGAGCCTGGCGGTGGCGGCGATGAAGCTCACCAGTGCGCTCGGTCTCTCACCCCTCGGGCCGTACCACTCCCTGATGTACGGACGCAGCCTCTACTTCGACATCTCCTGCGCGCGCCGAGAGCTCGAGTGGGAGCCGCGCTTTTCCAACGTCGAGATGATCTGCGAGTCGTACGACTGGTATCTGCGCCACAAGCGCGAGGTCCTGGGGCAGACGGACCGCTCGGCGCACCGTTCGGCGATGAGACAGGGCATCCTCGGGTTGATCAAGCGGGTCTCGTGA